Within Ipomoea triloba cultivar NCNSP0323 chromosome 9, ASM357664v1, the genomic segment GtcagtgtgtgtgtatataaggGTCAAATTGCAAATCTCTCCAAAAATAAAAGGTCAAATTGCAAAAGAAACGAATTTGTCAATTTGAAAACGAAAGGGCTACATCGTGATCAAACTAGGCCTAgcctctaggcccaaaatactACCAAATCAACAACCCAAGTtcattccaatcattattgcatggatcatggtccgcacaactgtgtggactaaaaataaaaaatacattatttttgtactgaaggtacattactTTTGTActataggtacattattttagggtacattatttttgtattgaaggtaaattatttgatgtatacgatcaaataatgtacctacagtacaaaaataatatactttcattacaaaaataatgtactttttatttttagtccatacaactgtgtagaccatggtccatgcaatattTTGCCAGTTCATTCCCTGCAGGTTGCATCTCACATACTAACCCAAATCAAAGCCTCTGACGAATCCATTCAGTGGCCTGTGGCAagttatgccatggaccagggtccactttgcaaggtggacttaagtacatattcataattttagtattttatgttcacatttttagaactctatgttcacaattttttgaattctatgctcacaattttttgaattctatgttcacaatttcatgactctatattcaatattataacacaatttttgaatttatataacaaatttgtgaatataaaattcaagAGTTGTGAAAATTGAGTAATGtgattttgtatattgagatttaaaattgtgaacataaaattctaaaattgtgaacattgagtTTTTAAATTGATGTGAATATGTACATAAGTCCACCTTGTAACGTGGACTATTGTGAATGTGGATATGAGTCCACCTTTCGATGTGGACTcggatccatagcataatttgcgaATGAGAACGAAAAGATAGAATCccattatgaatataaataatgaattttaatttgtttagaataCAAAAACTCTAATAGACCGGACCTAATTACTATAATTACTGCTACGCCCAATTCATTCTTACATAACTTTTCCTGTCGCCGTTCTGCGGTTGTCTTCTTCTGAGTTCTGACCTCCCAAAACCACGTCGACGAATTAAGGTATTCCCTTTCTTCTTTCTATCTTCTCGGGAGGCTTCATCAATTTGTATTGTTGTGTCTGCTCTCTGCCGACCAAAgactcaaatttttttttttataaagactGATTCTTTTATTAGCTTTATAATTTGCTAGACAATCCTggatttattatgtttatattaatagATTGAGTCATCAGTTGCATAGTTTGTTGTTAGGCTATGCTCTTTGCTTCtagaatattaaaattattgtctttttttttgtgtgtaaaaGATGAGAGTGACAAAGCAGACGCGCCATCGTAATGTTCTGCAGCATTTGCTTGCCCGTCAAATAACACCGGCTGTATGTACTGCAGCTTGTTTTGGTTTTCATAAGGTTCTATGTGATGGTATGTTTATGCACCATTTGCTTGTCTATAACATGACACCCGCTGATTATGCTCTTCTCAATACTCTTGGTGCTCCAGTGAAACTTTTCACTACCAGGTCTGATACTCAAAATTGTTGGTTTTTTTGGGAAGTAGCTTGTAGCtttgtgtttaattttatttatttatttatttttgggtttgCAGATGTGTCGTTGAAGAGTTGAAGAGCGAAAAGTTGAAGAGACTCCTTTGGCGCACCTATCCTATGACACTCGATGCAGCTAGTAGCCTTTTAACTGTAAGGTAAACCTTTAATGTTTACCTTTCATTAATCATTCTAATTAATGTGTTTTTCTgcaattgaatatttgaattatGTGACGATGGAGTTGTAGCTTTGAAACTGACTGAATACAGCACCTAAAGCTCTGGTCTTTATTTGTTACAGATGTGATCATGAGATACCCATCGATAGTGGAAGTTGCGTACTTGAAGTCATTGGGAGAAACAATCCGGAGAACTTTTATGTTGCTTCACGGCATCCTTATGTACTGGAAGGGCTTCGGGAGGTTGTTGAACTGTGCTTTTTGACTTGTCAGTTGCTTCAAAGCTTAATCTTAAATTTAGTGAGTCAAAATTCTGAAATATGAAGGCTGATGTATAGGCTGAACCATTTAGTACTAATTTGATAGTAGTATCACATCTCTAGACTTGGATTGTtcacaaaattttccttaaaaactATCTTTCTAGATTTTTTGTCTTCATAGCCACAATCATATGTGTAAAGAttgatatgttattttattgatgGGCAGTGTTAGTTTGTTTTAAATAGCTTTCTAATTTTAACCTAACTTTTATGTGGTGGCAGATATATGGAGTTTCTATTATATATCCAGTTAAGAAAGCTTTATTTCTCGAACGAGTGACTGACGTAGAGAAAAAGAGGAAATGCTCTGATGATGAATGGTCTGATTATGAATCGTCTGATGATGAATTGTCTGATGAAGGAGCAAGTGAAGAAGAGGAAGGTCATGGCTTAGAGGTCCAGAatgtgaaaaaaagaaaaaagaatagaaaCCACCTTCAATTTAAACGCCTTCGATTTAAAAGAAAGAAGTCCAAGGTAGGACTTATTTGAACTATAAATTCTTGTCAATAATTTGGGGTCTTTTGACTATAATTTCCCTTTTGATTTATTCAACTAccatatacaataataatgtgtaatattttaGAACTCACTATTTTAGATCATCTaaattttcttggtcttcactTTTCTATGTGCATGCTACTGTATGTAATCATTGTATGGCTATGCTTTGTATTGTGTTGTGCAGAACCTGAATCCACTTTCTCtcaggaagaagaaaaagtcTTCAGTTGAATCAGGAAAAAGGTAAATATTTTCTCCCCATTTCCTTTTGATGATGAGCACACGAATAATGCATTTAATTTTCTAACCACATGAAAAGGAGTTATATAGTTAATATACATTAGATCCTAATAGCATATTTGCTGATTGACTGCCACTCATCATATATTTATTGCCGCATAATCTCTACTTCtatgcttagttttttttttttttttttttttttttttggagtaaatgcttagtttttttttNNNNNNNNNNNNNNNNNNNNNNNNNNNNNNNNNNNNNNNNNNNNNNNNNNNNNNNNNNNNNNNNNNNNNNNNNNNNNNNNNNNNNNNNNNNNNNNNNNNNNNNNNNNNNNNNNNNNNNNNNNNNNNNNNNNNNNNNNNNNNNNNNNNNNNNNNNNNNNNNNNNNNNNNNNNNNNNNNNNNNNNNNNNNNNNNNNNNNNNNNNNNNNNNNNNNNNNNNNNNNNNNNNNNNNNNNNNNNNNNNNNNNNNNNNNNNNNNNNNNNNNNNNNNNNNNNNNNNNNNNNNNNNNNNNNNNNNNNNNNNNNNNNNNNNNNNNNNNNNNNNNNNNNNNNNNNNNNNNNNNNNNNNNNNNNNNNNNNNNNNNNNNNNNNNNNNNNNNNNNNNNNNNNNNNNNNNNNNNNNNNNNNNNNNNNNNNNNNNNNNNNNNNNNNNNNNNNNNNNNNNNNNNNNNNNNNNNNNNNNNNNNNNNNNNNNNNNNNNNNNNNNNNNNNNNNNNNNNNNNNNNNNNNNNNNNNNNNNNNNNNNNNNNNNNNNNNNNNNNNNNNNNNNNNNNNNNNNNNNNNNNNNNNNNNNNNNNNNNNNNNNNNNNNNNNNNNNNNNNNNNNNN encodes:
- the LOC116028673 gene encoding uncharacterized protein LOC116028673 isoform X1, with translation MRVTKQTRHRNVLQHLLARQITPAVCTAACFGFHKVLCDGMFMHHLLVYNMTPADYALLNTLGAPVKLFTTRCVVEELKSEKLKRLLWRTYPMTLDAASSLLTVRCDHEIPIDSGSCVLEVIGRNNPENFYVASRHPYVLEGLREIYGVSIIYPVKKALFLERVTDVEKKRKCSDDEWSDYESSDDELSDEGASEEEEGHGLEVQNVKKRKKNRNHLQFKRLRFKRKKSKNLNPLSLKKKKKSSAESEKRKPRKMMVRTRKKE
- the LOC116028673 gene encoding uncharacterized protein LOC116028673 isoform X2 encodes the protein MRVTKQTRHRNVLQHLLARQITPAVCTAACFGFHKVLCDGMFMHHLLVYNMTPADYALLNTLGAPVKLFTTRCVVEELKSEKLKRLLWRTYPMTLDAASSLLTVRCDHEIPIDSGSCVLEVIGRNNPENFYVASRHPYVLEGLREIYGVSIIYPVKKALFLERVTDVEKKRKCSDDEWSDYESSDDELSDEGASEEEEGHGLEVQNVKKRKKNRNHLQFKRLRFKRKKSKNLNPLSLRKKKKSSVESGKR